The Phoenix dactylifera cultivar Barhee BC4 chromosome 17, palm_55x_up_171113_PBpolish2nd_filt_p, whole genome shotgun sequence genome contains a region encoding:
- the LOC103697787 gene encoding uncharacterized protein LOC103697787: MRNPKAGRQQLTSPLVKGAAVICAILAILVIIGGIVVSAIYTNYHPKMPYIKVADAHLNTLDYDQSGLLDTEMALTILAENDNIKAHASFSDASFNIRFHGIKIAELRTAPFDVPKNSSFPIYYLVPSSSIPLDQMGMEAMDMALKQGIVPFSLDGQARTRWKVIFLSARFWTHLSCELRFFWPNGTVVNPLGCRSRVH, from the coding sequence ATGAGAAACCCCAAGGCAGGGCGGCAGCAGCTCACCAGTCCGTTGGTCAAGGGAGCTGCAGTCATCTGTGCCATCCTGGCCATCTTGGTGATCATTGGAGGCATCGTTGTCTCGGCCATCTACACGAACTACCATCCTAAGATGCCCTACATCAAGGTGGCTGATGCGCACCTCAACACTCTGGACTACGACCAGTCTGGGCTGCTCGACACCGAGATGGCCCTCACCATCCTGGCAGAGAACGACAACATAAAGGCCCACGCGAGCTTCTCCGATGCCAGCTTCAACATCAGGTTCCACGGGATAAAGATTGCAGAGCTGCGGACTGCCCCGTTCGACGTGCCCAAGAACAGCTCCTTCCCAATCTACTACCTCGTGCCATCCTCGTCGATCCCTCTGGACCAAATGGGGATGGAGGCGATGGACATGGCCTTGAAGCAGGGCATCGTGCCTTTCAGCTTGGACGGGCAGGCGCGGACCAGGTGGAAGGTAATTTTCCTGTCAGCGAGGTTCTGGACCCACCTCTCGTGCGAGCTCCGATTCTTCTGGCCGAACGGGACCGTCGTGAACCCGTTGGGTTGCAGATCTAGAGTCCACTGA
- the LOC103697788 gene encoding uncharacterized protein LOC103697788, with amino-acid sequence MDPQAFVRLSIASLGLRIPMEASKALRGVIHASSQCLCEIRLRGFPVQTASVPVISTPEASPDLHGNATIFYLEKSDVKALMAPGCFQPPQAYLEIVVFMGRQGSHCGVTSRKQQIGTFRVEVGPEWGEGKPALLHNGWIGIGKNKQDAGKPGPELHLRVKLDPDPRYVFQFQDETALSPQIVQLQGTIKQPIFSCKFSRDRRASQLDTVGNNWLSSNCEDQDADRRERKGWKIMIHDLSGSAVAAAFMATPFVPSMGCDRVARSNPGAWLILRPDAAGSSGWHPWGRLEAWRETGSRDSVCLRLHLLPEGQEAGVLVSEALISSEKGGEFYIDMDRQTPVGTPVPSSQGGTGYFTTSLAGLMAGGFVMNCRVQGEGKISKPSVQLAMRHVTCVEDAAIFMALAAAVDLSIKACRPFRRNARKGFRHSFLT; translated from the exons ATGGATCCCCAAGCATTTGTCAGACTGTCAATCGCGTCCCTGGGACTGAGAATCCCAATGGAAGCTTCAAAGGCTCTGCGAGGGGTAATACATGCATCTTCTCAATGCTTGTGTGAGATCCGCCTCCGAGGCTTCCCTGTTCAGACAGCATCAGTCCCTGTAATATCCACCCCTGAAGCCAGTCCTGATCTGCATGGCAATGCTACAATCTTTTATCTTGAAAAGTCTGATGTCAAGGCGTTGATGGCCCCAGGATGTTTCCAACCACCTCAAGCATACCTTGAAATCGTGGTCTTCATGGGGAGGCAAGGGTCCCATTGCGGTGTCACCAGCAGGAAGCAGCAGATCGGGACATTCAGGGTGGAGGTAGGGCCTGAGTGGGGCGAAGGGAAGCCAGCATTGCTTCACAATGGGTGGATTGGCATTGGGAAGAACAAACAAGATGCAGGCAAACCAGGACCCGAGCTGCATTTAAGGGTGAAGCTGGATCCAGATCCAAGATATGTTTTCCAGTTCCAAGATGAGACTGCATTGAGTCCGCAAATAGTGCAGCTTCAGGGAACTATTAAGCAGCCCATATTCAGTTGCAAGTTTAGCCGAGACAGGCG GGCATCTCAGCTTGACACAGTGGGCAACAACTGGTTGAGTTCCAATTGTGAAGATCAAGATGCTGACAGGAGGGAGAGGAAAGGTTGGAAAATAATGATTCATGACCTCTCTGGCTCAGCTGTTGCTGCTGCTTTCATGGCAACACCATTTGTTCCCTCAATGGGCTGCGACCGAGTTGCCCGCTCCAACCCTGGTGCTTGGCTCATCCTGCGTCCTGACGCTGCGGGTTCCTCTGGCTGGCATCCATGGGGTCGGCTTGAGGCATGGCGAGAGACTGGGTCCCGTGACTCTGTGTGCCTCCGCCTTCACCTGCTTCCTGAAGGCCAGGAAGCTGGTGTCCTAGTTTCAGAAGCACTGATCAGTAGCGAAAAGGGAGGGGAGTTTTACATAGATATGGACAGGCAGACTCCAGTAGGGACTCCAGTGCCGAGCTCACAAGGCGGCACAGGGTACTTCACAACATCCCTGGCAGGATTGATGGCCGGTGGGTTTGTGATGAACTGCAGGGTGCAGGGTGAAGGGAAGATCAGCAAGCCATCGGTGCAGCTTGCCATGCGGCATGTGACATGTGTGGAAGATGCTGCTATCTTCATGGCTCTTGCAGCTGCAGTGGACCTGAGCATCAAGGCATGCAGGCCATTCAGGAGGAATGCCAGGAAAGGGTTTCGCCATTCTTTCCTAACATGA